The window CCCGTGGCCGCGTCGTACACCTCCGCCGTGCTCGCCGCGCGCGCCGTGCCTCCGCCCACCACCAGCACGCGCCCGTCCGGCAGCGGCGTCACCGAATGCCCCAGCCGATGCGTCCCCGCCGCGCCTCCCGCGGGCCCCGCCTTCTCCCAGGTCCCCGTGGCGACGTCATAGAGCTCCGCCTGGAGACCGCTGACGAAGAGCGCCTTGCCGTTGGGCAACATCACCGCCGTGCCCGAGCCCCCGCGCACGAAGGCCGGCGCGGACGCGGGCGTCCACGTCCCACCCGCCGGGTCGAACAGCTCCGCGGAGCGCAGCGGGCGGCGGTCCACGTCCGTGCCCCCCGCGACGAGCACGCGCCCGTCCGGCAACAGCAGCGCCGCCGGGTCGTTGCGCGCCTCGACCATGGGCGCCACCTGCGTCCACGTCCCCGTGTCCGGCGCGTACACCTCCGCGTCCGTCAGGGCGCCCATCGCCACGCCGTGCGTGCCGCCCACCGCGAGCACGCGCCCATCCACGAGCCGCACCACCGCGTGGTTGCGTCGCGGCACGCGCATCGAACCCGTCGGGTTCCACAGGCCCGTCTCCGGGTCGAAGACCTCGCAGCTCGCCAGCGTGCGGTGACCGTCATGCCCGCCCGACGCCAGCACCCGCCCGTCCGCCAGCGACACGAAGGGCAGCAGCTTGCGCGGCGTCGCCAGCACCCACGGCGCTCCCGTCGCGGCCAGCTCTCCTCCGTCCGCGCGCGGACCGGAGCTGCAGGAGAACACGAGCGCGAAGAGCGCCACGGTGATGCACGAAGTCGAGACACGCCGCATGAGGCCCACCCGGAGGACTGTTCGAGGAGGACTCGTGTAGCCCGGCGGTCTGACATTTCCCGGCTGTCCAACCTGAATGATTCCAGACGGTTGAAGGTGTCCGCGGGTTGGAGCGGCGAGGCCGTGCTCAGTGGCGCGAGGGCTCCTCGTCGGGGCCGGTGGAGATGTTCACCGGTTCGCGGTCCATGTCGCGCGCGTGGTGGGGAGGCAGCGCGCCACCGTCGTCGTCCACCTCCAGGTGGAGGAGCGGATGGTCGACGTGGGAGAGGTACACGTCGTCGGCGCTGACGTGGTCCACGTCGCGGTACTCCACCAGGTAGTCCCTGCGATGGATGGGCACGAGCCCCCTCTCCAGCTCGAAGTGGACGTCACCGATGGCGGCGACACGGCCCACCTTGCGTCCGTCGGACGTCCGCACCGTCATGCCTTCTCGCACCGCACCGGCCTGGACCATCGCGGCCTCCTCGTGGCTCGTTGGCGCCCGGAGCATCCGGGCCTCTCCTCGGAGAACCGCGAGCGGCGCGGGCCTGTTGCCCGGGGAGGACGGGCCGGGCAGGCGGGCGCCTGCCTCCGGGAAGCCAGGGCGGGCCCGGGAGCGACGGAGCGGGAATCCGTCCCGCACGCGGCGGGCCCGGCGTGGGGTGCCTACGTTCGCGTCAGGAGGTGTCTCATGCTCTTGGAGCTGTCGGCGGTGGAAGCACGCGAGCTGAAGCAGGCGCTGGACACCGCGCTGCGCGAGCTGCTCGAAGAGATTGCCCACACGGATACGGAGGCCTACCGCACGATGCTGCGAGAGCGGTACGAGCGACTGGAGCCGTTGGCGCGGCGGTTGGAGTCGTCGCTCGAGGACAGCCAGGTCTACGCCTGAGCGTCCGTCGCCACGGGCCGCCTCCCAGGCGGCCATGCGAGGCATGGGGAGTGGCGGACACGGCTGGCGCCTGGCCCACGCGGGGCCACCTTCACCGCGAGCACCGGAGGAGGCCCGCCATGATTCCGCAGCGCATCATCCAGTACCTGGAGCGCAGCCGTGTTCCCTTCGACCGCAGGCCGCACCCGCGAGCCATCACCGCGCAGGCGCTCGCCGCGTCCCTGCACGTCAGTGGCTTCGAGGTGGCCAAGACGGTCCTCCTCCAGGCCCGGGATCGGCTCTGGATGTGCGTGGTGAGCGCGGCGGACACGGTGAACCTGGACCGCTTCTCCCGCCTGACGGGGGCCTCCCAGCTGCGACTCGCGGAGGAGTCCGAGTTCGCGCACCTCTTCCCCGAATGCGAGATAGGCGCCGAGCCGCCCTTCGGCCTGCTCTACGGCCTGCCGGTGGTGGTGGACGCGCGCCTGCCCGACGCGCGGCGGCTGCTGTTCCGCGCGGGCTCGCATTCGGAGGCCCTGGAGATGCGCTTCGAGGACTTCATGAACCTGGAGGCGCCGCTCATCGGAGACGTCGTCCATGACCGCGGGGGCGGACGGGTCGGCCTGGGCGTGGAGCAAGGCCCCCGCGCGTGACGCGCGCTACAGCGCCCGTCCCGACCTCGCGTCGAACCGGCGGAGCTTCGCGGGGTCATAGCGCAGGGAGACGGGGGTGCCCGTGGGGGGACAGAAGTCTCCGGGGGCTCGCGCCACCAGGTGCTCGCCGGACACCTCCACCGTCACCCAGGACTCGGCGCCCATCGGCTCGACCAGGTACACGCGCCCTTCCAGCATGCCGCCCGTGGCGACGATTTCCAGCTGCTCCGGACGCAGGCCGAGCACCACGTCCTCGTCCTCGAGGCCCAGCGTCCGGGGCTTCACCAGGTTGATGCGCGGCGAGCCGAAGAACGCGGCCACGAAGAGGTTGGTGGGGGCGTCGTACAGCGCGCGTGGGGGAGCGACCTGCTGCACCTCGCCCTGGTCCATCACCACCACGCGGTCCGACAGCGTCATCGCCTCCGCCTGGTCGTGGGTGACGTAGATGAACGTGGCGGCGAGCCGTTCGTGCAGCTTCTTGATTTCCCCCCGCATCTGCGTGCGCAGCGCGGCGTCCAGGTTGGACAGGGGTTCGTCGAAGAGGAACACCTTGGGCCTGCGCACGAGGGCCCGGCCCAGGGCCACGCGCTGGCGCTGACCACCGGAGAGCGCCTTCGGGCGGCGGGACAACAGCGACTCCAGCCCCAGGGTGGTGGCGACCTCGCGCACGCGCGCGTCGATGTCCGAGCGCGACATGCCGAGCACCTCCAACGGGAAGGCGAGGTTCCTGGCCACGTCCATGTGCGGATAGAGGGCGTAGCTCTGGAACACCATGGCGATGTCCCGCTCCTTCGGGGACAGGTCGTTCACCACGGCGCCGTCGATGCGCAGCGTGCCGCCGGACAGCGACTCCAGGCCGGCGATCAGGTTGAGGGTGGTCGACTTGCCGCAGCCGGACGGCCCCACGAGCGAGACGAACTCCCCATCCGCGATGTGCAGCGTCACGTCCTTCACCGCGGCCACGCCGCCCCGGTACACCTTGCGCACGCCCTCGAGGGACACGGTCGCCACGCGGCTAGCCCTCTCCCCAGAGGTCGCTCCGAGCCTCCACCCCGCGTGCCGTCATCATCCCCGGTGTCGTGCGCATGGAGGCAGCATCCCGCGCTGATGGAGCACGGCAAGCGCGATGACGGGCGCGCGTGGACTCGATGACACCTCTCGCCCCGAGGTGGAGAGGGCCGGGCCCCGGACCTCCCCGACTTCGGGTCTGAGTCAGGGGGCGACCTCCCTGACACGCCCCTCCGCGTCGACGTCGAAGTGGAGCGAGCCTCGGTTCGTGCCCACCACGAACAGGGCATAGCGCCCCCCGGGCTGGAGCGCTCGGGGCCCGTCCACGACGATGAAGCCGGCGGGCGCCTCTCCGTAGGTCAGCGAGGCCACGCTGGCCTCGTCGCCGAACGGCTCGGCGCGCAGCGCCCAGTAGACGTCCCCCGCCCGGCTCACCACCTGGATGTTGCTGTAGCGCGGACGGTCGTCGTGCTCCGGGTCCATCACGGTGAAGCGCGGGGCGGGCAGCCTCGCGTCCTCCACCAAGGACACCTGGAGGAGCGGGCGGCACGCGGTGAAGGACAGGAGCAGGCCGCAGACCCACCCCAGCCTGGCGAGGGACGAGGACCTCATCGGCTACCCCGCGCCCCGGCCCGCCCGCACCTCGGCGAGGGCCGCGTTGAGCTGCGCCGTGTAGTCCGTGCCCTTGTACACGAAGGGCTTGCCGGGCGTCGTGATGCAGCCGGCGAGATAGGCCTGCTCGAGGAACTCCGCCTGCTGCTCGGGATTGAGCTCGCTCCAGGACTTGCCCTCGTCCAGGCCCTTCTTGAAGTTGTAGCCATCCCCCACGCTCTGCGCCAGGAGCGCCTCGCTCATGTAATCGGTGCCACCATTCTGGTGCTGCCAGACGTGCGCCGTCTCATGCACCAGCAGGTCCGCCTGCAGGGGCAGGTACTTCTTCGGGATGTAGATGGTGTCGCCATGGGTGAACGCGCGCCCGGAAGCGCCGAAGACGCCGGCGTCACCCTCCTTGATGCGAATCTTCGAGTAGTCGATGGAGTCCCCGTAGACGCTCCGCAGCGTGGCGATCTCACTGTCCGACAGCTTTCGCCCGGGCGGCTCCAGGCCCACCATCGTCTGGATGGCGCTCAGGGCACGGCCCCCCATCATCAGGAACGCATCCGCGGGCGTCTGCACGAAGGTCTTCAGCACGCCCAGGCCCATGTCCTTGAGGCCATCGCCGAACTTCCCCTGGAACAGCTTGCCGATACCGCCGAAGAAGGTGCCAATCCCCTCCTTCCAATTGCGGAACGCACCCAGGATGGTGCTCAGGCCTCCGGTGAACATGCTCCGCGCGCCGTCGGTCCATCGCTCCCAGAAGGTCTTCGCCGCGCCGCCCACCCACTTCGCCGCGGAGCCCACCGCGCCGCCCACCCACTTCGCCGCGGAGCCCACCGCGCCGCCCACCCACTTCGCCGCGGAGCCCACCGCGCCGCCCACGGCCTTGGCCGCGGAACCCACGGCGCCGCCCACGGCCTTGGCCGCCGAGCCGACCGCGTCCACCGCCGAGCTCGCGACGTCACCCACGGCCTTGACCGCGCCGCCCACGGCGTCGGCGATGTCCCCGAAGGGGTCCCAGAACTCGACCTCCTTCTCCTGGCCGTCCACGCGGATGATGCCCTTGTCGTTCTCCGCGCGGATGTCCGCCACCTGCTTCGGGGACAGCTTCTCCCCCGACAAGACGCGGCGGAACAGCTCGCCCTCGTCGCCCTGGGTGTCCTCGGTGTTGAGCTGGGTGTCCAGGTGGTGACCGGCCTCCTCCACGTAGGTGGACGCCGCGAGCGCCGGGTCCAGCGACGCGTTGATGAGCACCGTTCCGGACTCCGCGTCATAGGCGCCATGGGCGCCCTTCAGCGTCTCCGCGGGCACCGTGCGCACCGGAGGCAGCCAGCTGAAGTCGCCCTTCAGGGCCTGCTGCCGGTACTGCTCGGCCTTGGCGGCGTCGTAGCCCTTGCCGTAGACCGTCTGCATCGTCTCGTGGAACTTCTGCTTGTCCGAGGCCAGCGCGCCGAACTCGCGCTTGAACGTGGACGTCACGTCCGGCTGCTTCGAGACGAATGCGCTCTGCTCGGAGAAGCCCGCACGGCGCGCTGCCAGTTGCGGTGTGCGGGGTGATGCCCCCCGCGTCGTGTTGCCGCGCGCCGTCCCCTCCGGCAGCACGTCATGATGCACCTGTGGCGCCACTCTCGCTTGGATCCGCATGGTCATGTCCCCCCGTCATGAACAGCTGGGACAAGGTGTAACCCAAGACCGACATGGAATGACATACGTCGACCGACCGATGCAGGGAGGAACCGCCGTGACGCGGCCCTCCGCGTCCACGTCGCAGTGCGGCGAACCCCGGCTCTTGCCCACCACGAACAGGGCATGGCGCCCCCTCGAACTGGAGCGCCCGCGGCCTCTCCAGGGGGACGACGCCAGGCGGAGTCTCGCCGTAGGTCAGCGTGGCTCCGCTCGAGACGCCGTCACCTGGCCGTGGTCGTGACTGGCGCGAACGACAGCGACAGGCCTAGAGCGCCACGGTCATTCCGCCATCGACGATGAAGGAGGAGCCCGTGAGATAGGGATGGTCGTCGGAGGCGAGCATCAGCGCGGCCTGGGCGACCTCCTCCGCCGTGGCGATGCGCTGCTGACCATGGACATTGGCGCGAGCCCATTCCGCGGCGGCGGCCTGGAACTCCTCCTCCGTCATGGGGCGTCCGCCGCTGAACTGGCGTCGGGACAGCGGCGTGTCCACCGTTCCCGGGCAGAGCGCGTTCACGCGGATGCCCAACGTGCCGTACTCCAGCGCGGCGGCCTGGGCGAGCCCCACCAGGGCGCGCTTGCTCGCGGTGTACGTCGAGCTGCCCTTGCGCGTGGCCACCGACTGCACGGACGACGTGAGCACGATGGAGCCGCCGCCCCCGCTCAGCATGTATGGGATTTGCGCGCGCATCGCCGCGAAGACGCCGCGCACGTTCGTGTCGAGCAGGTCGTTCCACTCCTCCAGCGAGACCTCGTGCAGCCCCTTCGCCATGCTGATGCCCGCGTTGTTGAAGGCGACGTGGAGCCCGCCGTAGCGCTGGACGACGGCGTCCACGAAGGCCTGCACCTGGGCCGGGTCGCGCACATCGACCTTGGAGTAGGTGGCCTCGCCGCCCGCCTGGCGGATCTGCTGCTCCACCTCCTGGCCCAGGGCCTCGCGTCGGCCGCAGAAGGCCACCTTCCCGCCCTCCGCCGCGAAGGCGATGGCCGCCGCGCGGCCGATGCCCGAGGTCGCGCCCGTCACGAGCACCACCTTGCCCTCGAAGCGCCTCCGCTCCGCGATGGGCGCCACGCCCACCGGTGAGCCGCAGGCCACATCCGCCGCGAGCACCGCCGTGCTCCCCAGCGCCGCCGTCAGGAACGTCCTCCGCTCGAACCCGCTCTTCGTCGTCATGACTGCCTCCCAGGGATGTCTCCCGTTGAGGCCCTCATCCGTAGCAGCGCTGGACGGGCCGGATAATCCGCGTTAGTCCGCACAGCTCATGCGCGCGGGCTTCACAATGAAGCGAGACCCACTCGACGGGGTGATGACGCTGTTGACGGTCGCGCGGCTGCGCAGCTTTCGCGCGGCGGCGACGGAGCTGGGGGTATCGCCCTCGGCGGTGAGCCAGACGGTGCGGACGCTCGAGGCGCGAGCGGGCGTGGCGCTGCTGACGCGGACGACGCGCAGCGTGGGACTGACGGAGGCGGGGCAGCGCTTCATCGAGCGCGCGGCGCCCGCCATCGACGAGGTGCTCGCGGCGTTCGACTCGGCGCGC of the Myxococcus stipitatus genome contains:
- a CDS encoding Kelch repeat-containing protein, with translation MRRVSTSCITVALFALVFSCSSGPRADGGELAATGAPWVLATPRKLLPFVSLADGRVLASGGHDGHRTLASCEVFDPETGLWNPTGSMRVPRRNHAVVRLVDGRVLAVGGTHGVAMGALTDAEVYAPDTGTWTQVAPMVEARNDPAALLLPDGRVLVAGGTDVDRRPLRSAELFDPAGGTWTPASAPAFVRGGSGTAVMLPNGKALFVSGLQAELYDVATGTWEKAGPAGGAAGTHRLGHSVTPLPDGRVLVVGGGTARAASTAEVYDAATGLWTLVAAPSVPREHHAALVAGDGAVWVLGGEHYTTGALASVERFDPMTGAWRSAPALTEPRGMPGAWLLPDGAVLLAGGANEAEGMLARAERYVPGGCVPATCEARAGACGVVSDGCGGTLSCGPCVAEGCVAPGCGEEAGPPVAVGLPRR
- a CDS encoding DUF2171 domain-containing protein → MLRAPTSHEEAAMVQAGAVREGMTVRTSDGRKVGRVAAIGDVHFELERGLVPIHRRDYLVEYRDVDHVSADDVYLSHVDHPLLHLEVDDDGGALPPHHARDMDREPVNISTGPDEEPSRH
- a CDS encoding aminoacyl-tRNA deacylase → MIPQRIIQYLERSRVPFDRRPHPRAITAQALAASLHVSGFEVAKTVLLQARDRLWMCVVSAADTVNLDRFSRLTGASQLRLAEESEFAHLFPECEIGAEPPFGLLYGLPVVVDARLPDARRLLFRAGSHSEALEMRFEDFMNLEAPLIGDVVHDRGGGRVGLGVEQGPRA
- a CDS encoding ABC transporter ATP-binding protein, with amino-acid sequence MATVSLEGVRKVYRGGVAAVKDVTLHIADGEFVSLVGPSGCGKSTTLNLIAGLESLSGGTLRIDGAVVNDLSPKERDIAMVFQSYALYPHMDVARNLAFPLEVLGMSRSDIDARVREVATTLGLESLLSRRPKALSGGQRQRVALGRALVRRPKVFLFDEPLSNLDAALRTQMRGEIKKLHERLAATFIYVTHDQAEAMTLSDRVVVMDQGEVQQVAPPRALYDAPTNLFVAAFFGSPRINLVKPRTLGLEDEDVVLGLRPEQLEIVATGGMLEGRVYLVEPMGAESWVTVEVSGEHLVARAPGDFCPPTGTPVSLRYDPAKLRRFDARSGRAL
- a CDS encoding DUF4157 domain-containing protein — encoded protein: MTMRIQARVAPQVHHDVLPEGTARGNTTRGASPRTPQLAARRAGFSEQSAFVSKQPDVTSTFKREFGALASDKQKFHETMQTVYGKGYDAAKAEQYRQQALKGDFSWLPPVRTVPAETLKGAHGAYDAESGTVLINASLDPALAASTYVEEAGHHLDTQLNTEDTQGDEGELFRRVLSGEKLSPKQVADIRAENDKGIIRVDGQEKEVEFWDPFGDIADAVGGAVKAVGDVASSAVDAVGSAAKAVGGAVGSAAKAVGGAVGSAAKWVGGAVGSAAKWVGGAVGSAAKWVGGAAKTFWERWTDGARSMFTGGLSTILGAFRNWKEGIGTFFGGIGKLFQGKFGDGLKDMGLGVLKTFVQTPADAFLMMGGRALSAIQTMVGLEPPGRKLSDSEIATLRSVYGDSIDYSKIRIKEGDAGVFGASGRAFTHGDTIYIPKKYLPLQADLLVHETAHVWQHQNGGTDYMSEALLAQSVGDGYNFKKGLDEGKSWSELNPEQQAEFLEQAYLAGCITTPGKPFVYKGTDYTAQLNAALAEVRAGRGAG
- a CDS encoding SDR family NAD(P)-dependent oxidoreductase, translated to MTTKSGFERRTFLTAALGSTAVLAADVACGSPVGVAPIAERRRFEGKVVLVTGATSGIGRAAAIAFAAEGGKVAFCGRREALGQEVEQQIRQAGGEATYSKVDVRDPAQVQAFVDAVVQRYGGLHVAFNNAGISMAKGLHEVSLEEWNDLLDTNVRGVFAAMRAQIPYMLSGGGGSIVLTSSVQSVATRKGSSTYTASKRALVGLAQAAALEYGTLGIRVNALCPGTVDTPLSRRQFSGGRPMTEEEFQAAAAEWARANVHGQQRIATAEEVAQAALMLASDDHPYLTGSSFIVDGGMTVAL